The following are from one region of the Streptomyces decoyicus genome:
- a CDS encoding PIN domain-containing protein — translation MDGLVAPDANVLLNLYRYTEQARADLLDALGALGERLWVPHQVLVEFWRNRESTISDAQSTSTKAAQETTGHAGQAVQTLRTWANRVALSDEEFNELRDRLNEIFDEVRKKITEVGEGEWQHISHDTSTDPVIARLEQALAGRVGAPFAAEEGTELAGLGLKRVEQRVPPGYMDAKKDGDGAVGDFFVWEQILREASRRQCDVLFVTADAKEDWWRKERGNNRGPRPELTAELRARGGGRLFMLSPKQFLEVAAPVLRLSLQAGSVEDIERVERIEAESTHGGWTASALEELFRGLSYEGYGDRVAVIRHAAEMDGHVEATSVYDICDYDDDRSLRGFTKPIKRISGNLHEQGIIPDSAVPVLTAEYKNGPGRASGFRIHPLLVPLVNDPADDDES, via the coding sequence ATGGACGGCCTGGTCGCCCCCGATGCGAACGTGCTGCTCAACCTCTACCGCTATACCGAGCAGGCGCGTGCCGATCTCTTGGACGCGCTCGGCGCTCTGGGCGAACGCCTTTGGGTCCCGCACCAGGTCCTCGTGGAGTTCTGGCGTAACCGGGAGAGCACGATCTCCGATGCCCAGTCGACCAGCACCAAGGCCGCCCAGGAGACGACCGGGCACGCCGGGCAGGCGGTGCAGACGCTGCGCACCTGGGCCAACCGTGTGGCGTTGAGCGACGAGGAGTTCAATGAGCTCCGCGACCGGTTGAACGAGATCTTCGACGAGGTGCGGAAGAAGATTACCGAGGTCGGCGAGGGCGAGTGGCAGCACATCAGCCATGACACGAGCACTGATCCGGTGATCGCCAGGCTGGAACAGGCACTGGCCGGCCGCGTTGGGGCACCGTTCGCCGCCGAAGAGGGCACTGAGCTGGCCGGGTTGGGGCTGAAGCGTGTCGAGCAGCGTGTCCCGCCCGGATATATGGACGCCAAGAAGGACGGCGACGGAGCGGTCGGTGACTTCTTCGTGTGGGAACAGATCCTGCGCGAGGCGTCCCGGCGCCAGTGCGACGTGCTCTTCGTGACCGCGGACGCGAAGGAGGACTGGTGGCGGAAGGAACGGGGTAACAACCGCGGCCCCCGTCCGGAACTGACCGCAGAACTCCGGGCCCGTGGCGGAGGACGACTCTTCATGCTGTCGCCCAAGCAATTCCTGGAAGTCGCAGCCCCCGTCCTACGGCTCAGCCTCCAGGCAGGCTCCGTCGAAGACATCGAGCGAGTCGAACGCATCGAGGCCGAGAGCACGCACGGCGGGTGGACAGCCTCGGCTCTTGAGGAACTCTTCCGCGGGCTGTCATACGAGGGCTACGGTGATCGCGTCGCAGTCATCCGCCACGCAGCCGAGATGGACGGTCATGTCGAAGCCACGTCCGTCTACGACATCTGCGACTACGACGACGACCGCAGTCTGAGGGGCTTCACCAAGCCGATCAAGCGGATCAGTGGCAACCTGCACGAGCAGGGGATCATCCCGGACTCCGCGGTGCCGGTACTCACAGCCGAATACAAAAACGGTCCAGGCCGCGCCTCCGGCTTCAGAATCCATCCCCTCCTCGTCCCCCTCGTCAACGATCCGGCGGACGACGACGAGTCATGA